The genomic interval TCCCCCCGCAAACGTCGTCATCTACCGCGGATGACGCATTTTCCCCATGGAATTGACAGCCTTTTGAAgctgtgtgtataatacaaccgagacaaaaaaaatacatctctTATTTTGCGTTATATTGTACACGCTTATAGTTTCAATTCTCCTACCCAAAAACATCGTTTCAACCCTTAATTCGATCGTTCATATTTGTGATGATACaaagtttgaattttcgaacgtgAAATGTTAGAGCGTGATTATGACCGCGTTTCACAATTACACTCTCTTTAGATAAATGGGAACGATTGcatttcgctttttatttattccttatGAGTCTAGGCGATATGTTTCTGGATTGCAAATCATTTTAATATCCATAtactttattcattcattctttaAATCTGTTTTTCATCCTTCTACATCACACAAAGCtacaagaacgaaaaattgataaatgaatgaatgatgttGCGTGATAAATTTGTTTTGCAAATCGGGTGATTACGGTTTATATGATGACGGGtctgaatatatatgtatatttgtacgtcAAATTGGTGCAGTGTGGTCGTTGAAAAGATATAGCATGTATTCTAAGTTTCTTACCTAATGATTGTAGTgaggataaaaacaaaaatgttgcATTGGAATGATTTGAGGACATTCTAATATTTTATAGTTTATGGGTCAAGATTTTcgaggaaaaatatgaataccgTTGTCACATTAGGGTGCACGAAGGAGGAACAGTGGTGAGAATAAATTTGATGTTTAATATTTCGACAACGTACCTGATTAATATTTCATCCGCACGTTCGGTTGTGAATTatggatcaattttcagaGATTTTAGggattcgaaaatgaaattttgatccTATATAACAATCCGTGTGCAGATTAATATGTAtgatttttcctcgattttgcTCGACTGCGGAATTCGTTCTGCTGGCCAACAACCAAGCTCTCATACCTTTATatagatgaaaattcaatcgatataATTGCGCATGTCTTTTTGGCGACACAGCAACAAGTCAAATTTTCACCGGGGCGCGTCTGAGAAAACGTTACATTAtattacaataaaataatggaATGGGCAAACGTCCGTGTTATCAAATAGATACCGGAGTCAGAGAAACGATGTTAATGAGTCTCCTGTTGGATGaacgatttttataaaaacaatGTTTTATATATTGTTATTCACGTCATCCAGTTTTCGATCgctaacgtatacatatatataccggtTTTCAAAAGCAATCCAGAAATGGGAATTTCATATCGTAGACATCGAAAGTGAACGGTTCTGTAGATACGAATGATgctttgaatataaattttatcatttttttttcacttttataatataatcccaaatttcaaaaattccgcGAAACATGCAAGATATTGAGTGTAGCGTGTGCTTTGTATTCCAGAAGACGAACACACGTACAATATCATGAGCCCTCGATAAGATTTTGCCCTCGGCAGTTTTTCTTCCAAGAACATCTGTGTatgtaagtacgtacatacacattaAATAGACGGTAAAGGTACTACGTTATTATGTACTAGCGACCGTCGCCTACGGTATTCGGCGGAGATTCGCTGCCGTGAAACTTGATACCTCTTGTTTCTTCTCGACAGAAAACAACAAACGATAAGCATGCGATAAATACGCGGTATAGGTACGACGTACCTGGAGACGAATGAAAGTTTCCCTATAAATTTACCTATacttgaataaaagaaaaattgtagctCTCGACGGAAGATCTTTACGTTTTTGTTTCACTAATGATGCGTTATCAATATTTACTCAACCGTACTTTTCAACGCTACCCTGAGTTCTGATCAAATCACGCCCGTTATCACGTTGAAATCCGAGAAATACGATGCtacggatatatgtatacgtataccatactATCGGGCAACGGTGTGAATGAATTCAAGGAAACGTACAGAATTCATTGTCGAGATACCCCCGTAGGTTGTCCAAGCAGAAGCTTTTCAATTAAACGAGTATTGATATTATTTGTTATATTGGGAAAGCTTGACATTGACTACACGTAGGCAGATGTATTGAAATAAGGATCCATTGCTTTCTCATTGAGTATTCCGCATTTAGCTGTTACAACTCGATgagcattttcttttttttttttattgtagaAAGACTTCCCTGCcacatttaattaattatcgcttTTCGTAACATGATTTACTTTAGTTAAACgtaatcaaaatacgtgataATCACCGTTCATAATCGATTCGAGGctcaataaaaattcaaaatatatttccaGCAGCCGAAATGCAGAACATAGAATAAGGTGATCTACTTCTAGTTCTTCGAACTCTTCTGTTATTACATTTTCAAGTTGAATGTCGCACTTTATTCGTCTGTCGGTTAATTCTTGTTAATTCCATATGAGTCAATTCAACTTTTTATATCAACATGCGTACACAGATACAATTTAATCGCGTGTGATCAAATATTCTTCTACAATTGAcctaattattttctaatcaGTCTAGTCTTCATTACTTCGAATCAATCTCAAAGAGTCTCTCTATATGTCTGTATGTTTGTCCACATTTCGTGCGAGTTAAGTGCCCAGAGCGGTAAGTGAATCAATTTCAATGAATCGGGTTAGCTATAGTCAACTGAACGTCCGAGGAAAGTTATCACTGAATTTTCAACAACTCTCTTCATCGAGTaaccaaattttcaaatcttctcAATGTTTCAATAATTAACAATTTCATATTACATATACGTCATTTGATATAAAgagttatttattataatacacaataataataataataatgatagcaattttaataataataacaataataatagtagtagtagtaatagtaataaaatacaaaatattatttacatattcgtaaaaatatatagatatatttgaGATCACTAATTGCCTagcttataaaaaaaaaagataaaaaaaacatcacacTGACGACGATATCAAGGCATTAATAGAAAACGATGGCACTAGAagcttttcaaattgttaaataatattttaatatagtAATATATGTAggcatatacgtatgcataaacTAAGATTATACTCATCaatcattttatattatattcgcaGTAGCGTTAAATAATTATGCATTGTATACCTCCATATCCTCTAGCTTTACTCTAAATTTTGCAACATTAACTGATTGCTAATTAAAATTCACTGTCAAATGATGGTTACTTACAATGATGACGTGAACAACAGATGTACCGTTTGAATTGTCATTCCTTGCTTAAGCATCCCTAAATACTTCTTAGGTATTACACTGATAGTAAGGGGGCTTTATTTTTGCGCCATTTGTCTCGCGGGAGGGATTCGTGGATCTCCAAGTTTGACAAGACCGAAGAAACTCTTGTCATGCTGGAACAATGTATACCTGTCGTCTCCCACATCTTTTAGTAACAGGTGATCACCAGACTGCAAGAGCGTAGCTTGCGCAGAAAAACAAGATCTGCTTTTGTGTTCAATTCCTGGACTGTAAACCTGCATGTATAGCAGTAGATAAAAGATTAATATTTCAAGTTACAAACGTCTTTCATTCTAAATGACGTAACTCTCCTTACCATgcactgaaaaattgaatttccgtTCACTAAAACTTGGAAACCGTTCTCGTCGTGGGCGTCGAGATAGTGAATTTgggcgtatataatataaagacCGGTTTCTTGAACGGTTAAATGCCCATCGGTAGCAAGGGTGAAATGTCGATTCATTCCAAGATCGGACATCCAGTTCGAAGCCCTCCAGGCTTTAAATACACCTTGATCATGGCGTCCTTTACCGTTTCCTACATGCTCATCTTCGGACGAGAAAAGAGTACTGTCAGCGGAATAATGGGCAGCGACTATCATTTTCTGACCTCTGAGATGACGTCGGGTCATACCCCGACGTTTTTGAAGCCGAGTGGTGGCTCCGGGTAATTTCTATAGGAAAAGAGGGAATCGCTGGATTATACCTGAGATGTATGAaggattaaatgaaaaaagaaaggaatttTATATTTAGAATACGCAAGAACAAAATGTGCATATCTTGAAGCGCGGTGAACTTTGCGGATTTACCTTCAAGGCGCCCTCACTTTCTTCTCGTTGGTTTATCCTATCCGATGAATCCTTCCGCGTAAGTGCTTGAGGACCTTCCTCTTCTCGCCAACCCCCCGAACGACGTCCATTTATTCGCCGTGGATTCTCTAGCCGAGATGTATAAGACGGTGGTGGAGTCACGTGTGACGTCTCTGCCCTTGACTGGGCGTAATATTTTTTAGGCGGGTATTTATCCCACGATGTTATGATCCTGAAAAGTTCGGTATTCGGAAAAGTATTCATTACTGAATAAATGCtagttctttctcttttttttttttcaccatctcgTAACGAGCTATTTCGAAAGTGATCAGCCTAGaatcttcatcatttttgaaGTTCTAGCCCAGCAAcattggatttgaaaatttttaaatcgtttcgaaaaatgtttttaCCCGACGTGATTTCTTTTGCACTTTATTCATCCAACTGCAATTTACTGAAGCTCTGTTTCAAACTATTATccattacatacgtatacctatcaGCTTAGTATTTTCGCAACGTTGCGGAAGCCATTCTCAAACAATAATTGTGATCTTCACTTAATTTAGAACGAGTATACGTTAATGCTAATTATCGCTTTATTCAGTTACACGAACCGTTATGTGTTATAACAGAAATGAGAATTCTGAAGGCAAATAGCCGCGGGGGATGGTGATCAGAATCGCTAATCCACTAAGCAAGGGTTGAGCCGAGTTGCCCGGTTAAATACAACTTtacgtatacaaatataaacaCAAAATTCCCATATTCTCTCGAGTTTCCAGCTCATGAGTACAATTAAACTTGAAACCTCGGCGCAGTTAATGCTGTATAATATAACTGAGTTCATGTTTCATTTGTTTACCACATTTGGGTAAACATCAGACCATTATCTATGATCAGACTATATTCCGTACCTATGAAAAGGtgggaattaaaaaaaatattacgacgCATCAagaattattggaaaaatatattttttttcttaaacgCGGTAAAACCGTGAAATGGTTTTTTATCTTCGAAAAAGCAGATCCGTGATATCTCGCAAACGCCCTAAGTAGAATAATGAACTCTTCGAAATAATCAGTTGGCACACGTTTGAAATCTGAATAAATACAATAGTGTTTTTTTGCCTATCTACAGAATATAAAAAGAGACAAGATATACGATCCGAGGCTTATGTGGGGCCTTCCGAAGCGACAAAACAAATGGGACTGATGACCTTGAgaattacattatatacgtcCCAACTTTTATTACAGCGGTTCAACCAAATTAGGTCAATGCTAGTCGATTACGACTTGTGAGACCATTTCACCAAACCGATGTTATCAGCTAATGTCGGTTGATTCTTATGCGGTGCATGTATAAATTATCCTTGACGAATTAATCCTGCAGTTAGTTCGAGGAATAACCCGCAGTGTTCTCATGGGCGTAGGACattatgagaatgaaaatttttttatcttacaaTAGACTTACGAGTGATGTATCGATGACGGTTCCTCACTTCTTTCCGTGGTGACAATCTTGCCGTGGTGTTTCATCAGCGTATCGTACAACCTGAGTTTTGGCGTGGTTAAATTATTTCGCGTGGAATTCTTTCCAGTTCTTCTGAGTAAGTAGCTATTCGCGTATATCGGAATACCGCTGGGGTTGAACCCAATTGGTCGTTCCTCTTGGTGTTCAAGCGAACGCTTCTGTTTGATCGAAGTTGACATAATTTTCTCAGCATCATCTTCCGCGAATTCTTCGACATCTTTATTTGttggtgataattttttctgctGGATTTTAGTCGCCGCGAATCGTTGGTTCTTATCTTTAAGGACGAGTCGACCCCTATCGATTTTCTCCCTGTTATCCGTAAATCCATTATCAAATTCCTGACCTCGCTTCGTCTCCGCATTCCTGAGGGCGGCGAGGACCTCGTCCAAATCACCCTCTCTCTTCAATCCACTTAcagttttttcatcgacgGAACCGGAAGCCTGAGTTTTGTAAGGAGCGGAGTGATAATCGCTCAGATATTCGTCGGAAGCTAAAACCGATTTGtcgttttcatcgtcgtcgtcgtcgtcgtcgtcgtcgtcgtcgtcgtcgtcgtcgtcgtattcaTCGTCGTATAAATAATCATCTTCGTTGTCCACGTCGTCGTCCTCATCCTCAGCGTTCATCTGCAAGACAAAAGAAGCATTCACTTTTTTATAATCAAAGCCCAGTTTCAATCGATGGTTAGTCACTGTCAATGTTCATCGTGAATtatgcaaattcaattgtcaaatattattattaattagtttttcattcttcttttccataGGTCAATTGACATGGGATTATTGTTAGTAATATCAGACGATAAACATCGCAGATACGgtagatgtacgtatacgcatgAAACAAGCAAACGTCCGAAGTGATTTGAATTCTAATTACTTCCACTTCTTCGAGCGGTATAATTGAATATCAGAGAATTACAATGTCAGAAATCTCTCTTTCGGCGGCTAAGAGATACTAACTCATCGTGATTGTCTTAAAACtaataaattacaataatactGTAGCGAATCTAATCGTGCGAATGATTGCGAAGATGCCAAATACGAGGTGTGGATTATTATCTACACGAATATCTTAACCTTAATATTCATCTTCATTATTCATCTATCGTACTAAACTTCGCTGTATtgtacgaataaatataacatCAATTGCGGTTGAGAGAGTGAAGTAACTTTGGTAATTTCTTTTACTACAAATCCGCATGAAAAAGCCACTAATTTAAACCTTTCAGGAGCCTGAAACcgttaaagaaaaaagcacAAGAAAAACtcaagacaaaaaagaaaacgctcCTACAAAGTGGATTGATTTGGTACGAGATTCAAAAGGTTGGGGTTACTGCCTCAGGTAATACGTATCCTCACAAAGATTGAAACACAAAAAAGTATAGATATTTATATCGATGTGCCTATCAGGGGCGCATCCTGGAAGGAATACATCAGGTTCAGAATTAgcattcaataataataatcagcaTTTAATAACGGATAATTCGGAAAATGATTGTGAAATGTTTTGGCActcgtgttcttttttttaggaTTTAgtggtgcgaaaaaaattactttgcATCATAATTATGATTTGATGTTCAATTGCGCTTGTACGGTAGtaaatgtaataattttagGAGTTAACCTTGGTTTCTTTTAACATTGAAACTCTGTTTTTGGGCTGGCGCCATGCATAACAAAAACTGACCGCCCGGGGGTTCAAGATTCGTCacgaaaagttgaaagaatcTAACCATGAATGGAATTGACGTGAAATAAATCACCTCCGTGCTATATAGGCATAGCATGCATATCTGTACATAAAAAACTACTCGCGGTTTGATTATTATCGTAATAGCAGCTATagttgtttcgaaattttcaacaatcgtcactcgcgagaaaaaaagaaaggaaaataagaaaacaaaaggaatTCACTTCACGGATAGCAGCGGAAGGATACAAAAATGGATTCGGATTAAATGACTACATATTATTACAGTACAACGTGTTACCTATGTATTGACATTACATTACACTAGTATATTGGAACACGAATACCTGTCGTGCAACGATCGCCGTATTTGGCGCGAACTTTCGaacgtattattatacctcATACGTGACTCACGTTAGCAGTCagctgtgtaaaaaaaaaaaagaaaaaattaggaatttGTTGACAAAGTTTTGGCTCCATTTAACACTCGTCCAGATCTCGAAGGAACTAACGTCAgattttatctatttctttctcgccatctttcttcttctctttttttctctctgctaTTTTTGATTATGTTTGAAAGCGTTTCATTTCCTCCGTACATCGAGTAGATTAAAATACCATTTCGCTCTTAACGTAACCTACGAATAATATCTTCTATTAATATTCCGAACGTGTGGATCCGTGTTGAAAAGTTACGGTGCACGCGCGTAGACGTGTTTTGCAAAGTTcgaagtaaaaacaaaaaaaaaaaaaaaacccaaaaagaTCTCGATAGCGAAAACCACGCGGTTGCGTATTACATATCTACGTGGTGGTCAGCTGTTACTGTTACTCTTCAAACGTCcagatacgtacgtaattGAAGTCAAATCCACGAGGTCAATACAATACGCACGCTATGGACCGTATGGGTCGTAGGTCAGAAATTACACTACACAATATGGTCACCCTGCGGAAGGAGAGAATTACTTTCGGCTTTTAGTTTATGCGTtcgcatgtatgtacgtacgcaaaTATGTACTGACAAGTGTTAAATCGACGtgctttttattattatcaatatattaatattgGTGCGATATTCTGATGCTATATAGAGCTACCGCAACGAAGATAATTGacctaaattcaaaataaaaatgatcattcCGCAAATTTATTCTCGTTGACGAATTAAACATGTAATGTACGCATCTGTATAGCCTACGTTATAACGTATtccgttgaatgaaaatgtaGTTTTATCGATCCTCGTTTGCAATAAGATTCCTAAAATATCAATATGTACTTTGACTTCGTCTGATTTTAAAATAAAGAGTTCAAATTCATTCCGTGGATTTTTTATCCCAATCTCTTTTGTTTCTCATCGTTAATGGTTCGGATATTTCgaataatgaatgaacgaatcaCATTACGTAATATAATTGTATTGGGATGACGTTTATgcacgaaatatatatatatgtatattgttaaCGTTTTATCGGGTCACTCGAGATAACTCACTCCCTACGATTTTCAATGTTTGATATAGCAAACACAATTTGACCTGAGGCGATTTCTATGTATACACGCGTGCCGCACTACTCGCATTAGATAATCTCATATCTAGATATATACTTGCAGCGTATGCGTAAATGCCTTTATTATCTACGAAGCACACATGTGTATGCGTGTACGGAGGTACCTACCTACACTGACTTATATTATCCCTGCGACTAATGGGATACTCCGCACTTATACAATTAGTGACAAACTAAATAAACAGCTGATATTGTTTACGTTGTGACATAATGACTAGATTTCATTCTCCGGTATCGGTACGTAACCTATACTCACTGTTAGCTCGCTAATTCactttggactttgaaaaattaactttTTAACAAAACTTGAGAACTGCCGAGAAAGTACATCGATCATATTagcattttttcaatatcattgttatcgtcattatttgcTACGGGGGTCGCTGGTGttggtgattttttattaaaaaggAGTGTGGCTAGCATACGTGAAAGAAATAAGTTACAATGTAAATTCGCTCGTTTTTGTTGGATGCGCCCTTATGGCagcataaaataaaaaatcgacggTCACGCCTTTCTGCTTTTTATCTCCAAATATCCATTATATGTACAgtgattattttctatttttctgatCGGATTGATAAGAGTACATCCGGATGTGAAGGTAATAATTTTGGAAATCAGTTCAACGGAACAATCCTCTTTCAGGCCATTCATTCGTCTATAAAATCCgttgattaattgattgataGCATTAAATTTGTGCAGAGAGAAATCTCCATCTCTTACGCGGTTAATTTTAGAAATAACTTTGAGCTAGCTTTTCAAGTGCGGATATTATTACCGCTTTGAAATGCGGTACATAGATATGTGTACAATTTATACACGTGTTTTACACACATTTTGatattatagtttttttttactgtttgCCTTCTTTCCATCGACGATCACcgtctcatttttcaagaattaTACCTAACATCCATTTAGGTACAGTCACTAATTACTTTCGTAGACTGAATTAACTGATGGGAATAAACCTCAATTATAGTTCGTTTTTTATACGGTCGTCGCGTCATGAAAACAGATCATCCATTATATAAATTCTGCGgacgtattatacacgtacgccgCGGGGGCGGTTGCTGATTTAGTTCTAATTTTGAGCTTGCATATTGCCAGACTTTTGAATGAGCTATacgaattctttgattttcactCTTTGTAGATATATCTTGAACACCTGATCCTCTCGAAGAACTTCTAATCATACTTATTATCGTACGGGCGTCAGTCGGTCGACCGTCTGAATAATGTAATAGGTATGCGTATAACATGCATACGTTACACATATATCAGCTACGAAATATGATCGCATTGTAATGATATGGTgaaggagtaaaaaatcaaattaaaattatataaaataaaaaaatatggaatgtTGAGAATTCCTCGAGTGCAGATAAGGTGTACACAAAACAAACACCGACTTATGACTGATACATATGCCTACTTATAATTGAGTAAATATGTgaagtataatatatgtgAGTGACTCAATAATTTCTTATTAGAATTTTTAACCGCGTGATTATACAAATCGCGTATGTATACCCACGTATTTATAGGTACGGTATGCATGCGTGTATCTCACAGTCTCAGAATCTGAAGAAATATGAATCGAGGGTTTTCTCACAAATATTAAGTTAAATATCACTTCATCTAATTGTAGAAATTTATGTAATTGTTTGACTATCAGACTAGGGCGCGCGAAATTGTGCATGTCATTGATTTGTCTTTCATCCATATTTTCATTACCGCTATAGATATTCTATTgcaaaagaattttcattattttctttttcactcgcATTTTTATCCGTGCATAATCAATCAATTCATTTATCTGCGTCCATATTACGAGTGTACATACATCAAACGTATGcaaaatgtatatgtatatacagagcGTATATCTCATCAACTCTGGAATTTTTATAGCGATAATTAAGAGCTTAACATTCCACTTTTGCACTGATATATACCAACACGtcaaatatgtacgtatacacgatgTTCTTGATTAAATCTAGGAATGCGATTGCTCgtgatacattttttcacatacaCATAGATGTCTGTGAGCATAAGTGAGCGATGAAAGTAAAATTAAGCgctgaaaatttatcggtaTAATTTCGCGTAAACGAGCCCATTACTAATTGGCACTCTCAGAGTTTGATCTGCAgataatcgttgaaaatttataataatagtttaatttgacgttttctttttacttttgatATCTTTGGGGTACCTAACTATGATCGTAACtgtgattaataattttaatcacaAGATACCTCtgcagtgaattttttttttttttcctctcactaTACAGTTATCTGTATCACGTACAGTATTATCTGAGTGTATATATCTCGAGATTCTCAAATTTGTGGTAGTTATTGAAAactataagaaaaaaaatattaagtgTTCTACAAATCAAAAGCTAAAGTTTAATGTTCCGGAACGAGTTCAAGAAAATTTAGCGAGTTATGCGATCTGTACGCGGTTATAAAATCGTCATCAAAAATATAACGATATTTTTAGATCAaataaccaaaaataaaaaacaaattatatgTACGAATATACGTGATCcggcgtataaatatatttacattatctaaaaaaaaaaggaattaaaatagaagagaaaaaaatccatgaaacaaataataatcatgattattattgtgtaAAAGATTTatctaaaaatatttcattgaggCGTTGTAGCGCGAGACGAGTCATTGAACCTCATTTTGCAATTCGATTCCaatatagaagaaaaaaaaaacaagaggaaaagaaaaaaagtcgtaATATTTTAATGTCAATTAATAATGTTAATCAATTTCACCGGGAGAACCAACATTTGTCTGCAGTTATATAAAATTCTTATTGGCAATAATTagcttgaatttttcatttcttttgaaaaatgataataatcatattaCCATATTGCGCCAaatgatataggtatgtataggtTCGTGTAGttcatcgatcgaattatgtcatgtttcgtatttgttgttcagaaaaattatcaataatcCTATATTTGTGTCGTATAGTTGAGTCGCGGGTCGCGAAAAACCGcatgaataagaaaaactgTACTTTCtaaggaaatttatttttttgttataaatttttaaataaaatcatgATTAAAACGTagcgaagaaagagaaaaaaatcaagcgtTCCACattaaaatgtttttttttgtagatttggattctaaaatagaattttatatGTTAAACGCGCGGTAGTActgcgtaaaaataaaaaaatatgtgattTAAATAATGTCCATATGATACGTAactgttaatttttcattaggCTTGATATCATCGGCACATAGTATTtggaaacaaaatttcaacgtgGGATGTTTAAAATCCCGAAAAGTGTCAAGAGAATTACCATCAAATGTAAATGTCCTATCCTCTCGAGAAATTTGGGCTCGGCTGGCGCCAGTCGTCAGGATGATTCAAGGATAAGACTAGTTATACAATGAATAGTCAACGGTtatcgcaaaaaaaacaaaaaaaaaacgaaagaaaataaaattacatacaaggaaagaaatagaaaaaaatttgtctcgCGTAATTTCATTATACGCGACAAATAAGCGTAATAGGTATAACCCattataggtgtatgtatttttcaaatctgtcGAGCGACGATTTATTGTTACGATCGACTGTACCCTCGTATCCAACGACTAAAATGGATAAGATCGGATGCCCTAAAGGATTAATAATTGTGCATGGAATTATTAGAACGTAAATGTATACCGCGTTAGATTAAGGAGtcagagaaaatagaaaaaaacggtgggaaaaaatgtatacgtGCATTCGTGTCTGATAAGCAATAAATCAACGCACTATAATATTATCGATGCACATATCGAATTCCTTGGAAGTGATTTCTGCCGCACATTtatagaattttcaatttttcatttca from Athalia rosae chromosome 1, iyAthRosa1.1, whole genome shotgun sequence carries:
- the LOC105685266 gene encoding protein eiger, translated to MTSTLPSKGTIVSGVHVNSNKMDNRQKIQTDPSKDESRSFLSFSRENLSISHSDLEQGFNRTRPRVRIDTILSITAIILALFCIGLEIWKIQVTIDNAREIDVLKQDVETMKHRLLEEDLLDELKAFEEQMNAEDEDDDVDNEDDYLYDDEYDDDDDDDDDDDDDDDDENDKSVLASDEYLSDYHSAPYKTQASGSVDEKTVSGLKREGDLDEVLAALRNAETKRGQEFDNGFTDNREKIDRGRLVLKDKNQRFAATKIQQKKLSPTNKDVEEFAEDDAEKIMSTSIKQKRSLEHQEERPIGFNPSGIPIYANSYLLRRTGKNSTRNNLTTPKLRLYDTLMKHHGKIVTTERSEEPSSIHHSIITSWDKYPPKKYYAQSRAETSHVTPPPSYTSRLENPRRINGRRSGGWREEEGPQALTRKDSSDRINQREESEGALKKLPGATTRLQKRRGMTRRHLRGQKMIVAAHYSADSTLFSSEDEHVGNGKGRHDQGVFKAWRASNWMSDLGMNRHFTLATDGHLTVQETGLYIIYAQIHYLDAHDENGFQVLVNGNSIFQCMVYSPGIEHKSRSCFSAQATLLQSGDHLLLKDVGDDRYTLFQHDKSFFGLVKLGDPRIPPARQMAQK